In Sesamum indicum cultivar Zhongzhi No. 13 linkage group LG8, S_indicum_v1.0, whole genome shotgun sequence, the sequence GAATGCACCTGCAAGAGTGATGGCCTTGTACAGGGATATAAATGTCATTGTTAATAGCGCACTGGTCACCCGATTCGACGCTATTGCCAAAGCGCACCCTTGGGCCCTTAACCTCAACGGAAATATCTCCGAACTGTAAACCCATGTGATTGGGCCCATACCCATTCCAAAAATGGCCACGAAACATAAAATCGCCACCAAACACAAAGCAATGGCCCACACCAATCTGTGATCCGAATTTTGAATAAAGGTAAGCCCAGTAGCCAGGaccaataaacacacacaacatCCTCCTATGCTAGTCAGAATCAACGGGCGCCGTCCGATCTTATCAAGAGTAAACGTGGCAACCAGAATGAACATTAACTTCACGAATCCAACGGCCATGGTCGCGAGTAGCTTGTGAGTGTCATTGGTTATACCCGCCTTTTCGAAGATTTCCGGACTGTACAGAACGACGGTCTCTATCCCACTCGCAATTTGAAAGAAGTGTATCCCAGTTGCGCAGAGCATTATGTGGAGCACGGAGGGGGTAGGGTGGAGAAAGAGTTCTCGCCACACGCCTTCCCCATGGTGTTGTTTGGGGACAGCAACGACGTCGTCGTTGCAGTGATCCGGTATGCCTGCAGCCTGTTTGATATCGGCGAGTCTTGATTTTACTTCCTCTGATGAGTCGGAGGTTCTTTCAAGAACTAGTTTGGCTTCGCGGAGGCGGCCCTGCATGATGAGCCATCGAGGCGACTCGGGCATGACCAGGATGACGAGAACGACGAGCACGGAAGGGAACATGCCTATTCCGAGCATGAATCGCCACCCTAAGTTGGTCGGGAGTTTGGAAAATGCCAGATTGGATACATATCCCAAAAGTATTCctgtaaatacataaaaagaaattaaaaaataaatgagttaacaataataattaaagataattacatgCAGATGAAGTTTGATAATGGAGGTATGATTGTGATGTATAGAAAGCGGACATGctaataaattaatgcatATGGATACCCTTGCCAGTTGCTGCTCAAACATTttgtctatatatacatattcttGAGGCTTAGCTTATGGTAGCACATAATTTCGGTCCCCGTGATAAAGACTTTTTACCTACGGAGTACAATAATGTCACCTACAGCCGTTTTCATATACGCCCCCCCGCACCACTTTTGGAACCTTGTTATTAAACCtcaatacaatttaattagtctGAAAAGGACGAAGAAACATAAGTACCTAAAATtcgtgaaaattaattaaatattcaactCTGATATTTATTAATGCAAAATATACATGTATTGTACCAATATTGATGAATAGCTCTGGAAAAGAAAGGAGGAGGCCCCGACAGGAGGCGGGCGCCACCTCCGCCGTGTACACGGGCGCAATCATCAGCGCGTGCCCGACTCCGATGCCAGCTACGAAGCGGCCAACCATGAGAAAGGCATAGTTGGTGGCCAAGCCCATAAACAGTGCGCCGAAGAAGAATATGGCTCCGGCGAAGACTATGGTGAGGCGGCGGCCAACCCGGTCGGAGATGCGGCCGGCGATGGCGGAGCCGATGAGCGCGTAGAGTCCGAAGATTCCCATGATCACCTCCTTTTGAACGTCGGTTATCTGAAGGTCTCTTTGGATGTAGATTATAGCTCCACTCATCACTCCGACATCTGCAtgcatgtaataaataaaaaaatattaatttatttttatttgacgGGCATAAGATAGATGTAGGTATTGAAGAGATGATCATATGTGTAGGAGGTACCGTATCCAAGTAAGACGGAAGTCATGGAAGCTAGGAAAGAACAAGCCGTAGCAAACTTGTTTCTTGTAGGTTTGGGGGGCGCCGCCGGGTCGAAGAAGGCAGCATTGTTTTCCGGTTTCTCCTCAGCCATGTTTGGAGTGATCAGGATGttagtatatatgtatcaGGTAGTGGAGGGGTGGAACCCGGATCTATccatctatctatctatatatatatatatagagagagagagagagagagaaaaaaggagaaaatggaTCAACtcttgtttgtgttttcattttgggctttcagtaaaaataatttgtatttttaattttgtatagattttttatgtgaattgAGAGTGTTTTTGGATTAGTTCCATTTAGgagtaaattaaaaagtgGAGAAATGTGTTTAATTAGCTCCTTCAGTTTTGGGGGTCAATTTCCAACCTTATCTTggattaattttcataaaaaagggTCTCAAATGCctaaataattcaagaaatagaaccatcaaaattttctttttgtcatttttgaTCTACTACAAATGTATGATTGGTACATACATAAATTGTTGGTTACAGAAAAGATTAACAGGAAAGCGatgaaatttgtcattttcatttatatttaaattattaggtGTTGaccaaaagaattaatttgtaattgcAAAAAAACAACAATCTGAATAAGCCAAGCCACCTTCCAGTTCAAGTTCACACTCAAACTATTATTTAAccaaagaaacaaatataatacagATTTTAGACATGATTTAATTTAGGTCTAATTACTCACCATTTATggctctttttatttcttttttcttttactagcAAGTTTTTGCCATGAAAGTCGTAATACATAGAAATTAAATGGGCCAATCTGAACTTAATGGGCCTTCATGTGTTCCAAGTGCCAAGGCCCAGCCCACTGAACTCATAACCCAATAGCCCAGCGTTGCAATACAATTACGGTAATAAATCCTTAATTTAGTTATGacgattaattttaatccttaaTTCAGTccttgataataaataattttaaattgtaccataaatgagaataaaattataaattaacattttatatttaattgacataataaaaaaatgaatgtaatGATATTACAAAATGGTcgtttattatataaaataatttttttatattattataaatactaattatcttattattcttctttttgaaCGAAGTTCAATTTGATCTGCATAAGATTTATTTCACATTTCTACATCAACAAAACAATACCACAACCGCGTTTCTGTTACCACCAAATTAACGTTTTTAGTCCACGATTTCCGCTTTTACTTACAGAGAATGTGAACAGTCGGTGCTCTTTCCATCTGTACGGATTCGTTTCTTCCTCCCTTCCACCAAATTTTGAGTAATCCATCTTAGAATAGACTGCTCTTTCCAATCTAAATCTGGGTTTCTGGAGATACCATCTTTCTGTTCTCCATTTTCCTCCTTCAGACCTCGAAcccagaaaataaaagcatacacacacagaggaaaaaacaaatacgAGAACAGCATGCATGCCGTCAAAAACAGGGTTTACGATAAGATTACAGGATTCTTTTCTGATTCGCAATCATCTGATGAGACGCTAGATCAAGAATCTGAGGTAACCCTTTTGGGCATTTCAgtgtttttcccttttttgaGGGGGAATATATGCATgcatttgatatttaaatttgatctttGATGAGCCTTTTTTGAATAAGTCATTTTGCTGCATTTGATCTGTGGGTAAAGGTTCTGATTCTGCTTTGAAGATGTTTTTGTTTAGATGGTGACGCTGTATGGTAGTTTTATAACGTTTGATGCAGCGATACCGCTGATTTGAATCTGGATATACCGATAGATTTGGAGTAATGGGCCGGCTGacatttttgacatttttatgAACAGTAGATCGATTTTGTACggtgaaaaagagaaagaaacctTTATTGGGAAAAGGCCATCCTTTTTGTATTCTTGGTCCTTTTCTAGTTAATCTCATTTGAAGGTTAATCCTTTTTGTAGATTTAAAACAAGTTTTGGTACCCAAGTGTTTAGTTATGGAGTggatgtgtttttttattattgagaaaataatGTGATCCAAAGAAGTATTCTAGCACTAAATTTACATCtgagaaaagaatttattttggcCCAAATCTCTCAGTCAAAATTagatacacacacatacatgtAGGAAAGAGTTTGAGCTTATTTACATTTTGGGAGATCAATGTGAGTAGGTCTCTAGTGTGATAATACAACTGATGTCATACTTGCCATTAGCTCACTCAGGTAAATGATCGACTTTTGtaactttcttgattttttatctGCGATCCCTTTTGCCGATTCTCCATAGATGTTTACATTGTTAGAGATTGTCTTTATAACACGAGGGTTCTATGTGTATAGGCCAGGTCATATGCTAAAGATGCAAACTCGCTGACTTCTGTACTGTCCTTCATTCTCCCCTCAGCTAGTTTTGATTGGTTCAGTCCAAATCCCAACACTAATGAGGTCAAATCTAACGAAGCTCAATCATTTGAATGTAGTAGTGAAAGTTCATCATGGAAAGATAACCCCTTGGATAGGTGTACAGAAACAACTAGCAAGTATGAgctcaaagaaaataaacaatcaGATGAAGACAATGGTGAACATGGGTTGAAAATGAGCCTGAATCACAATCAAGAATCATTTGGCGGCCACTTAGAAAATGTAGAACCTGGCTCCAGGACAAGCTCTAGTGGCAGCTCTGATGTGTTTGAAGACACCTATActccacgtacttttcagaaGTCTATGTCCTGCCTGGGGGATGaatctcttttcatttctccAGATTTGTATGAATTCTTTGAGGCATGCCTTCCTAATATAGTAAAAGGTTGCCAATGGGTCCTGTTGTACAGGTAAAATTGACAAAACGTTTGTTCGTAATGTGTCTTATACTTTGGTCGTATAAATTAGACCTTGATGTATGTTCTATAATTTACTGAATGAAGGGCAGTACGGCAAGACATGGTATATCACTTCAGACGCTTCTCCGGAGAAGTTCTGGTCTTACTGGGCCTTGTCTATTGGTATGTCGACTCTTTTATGACAGTATCAATAAGCTGTACAAAATGACCATTTTCACATTTGTTTGATCAAAATCGTCTTTTTGTTGTAGATTACTGGTGATAGACAAGGTGCTGTATTTGGTGGATTACTTGATTGCCCTCTGAAGCCTACTGCAAAAAGGAAATATCAAGTATGTTATATGCTTCTGTCAACAAGGGAAATATGTACCCGGAGACCGTATAGTTTGTTAACAGATTTCTTTTCCGACCTGTCTGACAGGGAACATATCAGAGCTTTGTTTTCACAACTATATATGGTGAACCAAGGCTATTTAGGCCAACCGGTAAGCACATTACATTAACTATACCCACAGatcattttcatattcttttccGGAAGGACTAAATAAGAAACCAACCTTGTCCTCTTTGTTCTTGAAGTTGAGACGTTTGGATTAGGAGCCTCAATTCCCAATTAAGAAATTGGACTATTTAGATGTTCCTACTAAGATCCTAGATGTCTTTGATGAGTATTGCAATGGAAAATGATGATAATTGATTCGCTAAAGAGAGCCTGGGTAGAAATTATGGGATCAATAAATATCGGCAACTATGAAATTGCTGACTGATAGTGGTCTTAAAACATCAAGACTGGTTTAAATCATGCCTGCTTAGATGTTAGGCATCTTGAGGAAGCCCATTGAATAAAAGATAAGAGCTAtggaattataaaatatattgggtGTTGCAGTTCTTGGGATCAGTATGTTATCATCTCTATGAAGTTCATTAGTAATTTTCCTTTATTACTTGAACAGGAGCCAATAGATACTTCTACTTGTGCGTGAACGACTTGCTTGCTCTTGGAGGAGGTGCAAACTTTGCTTTATGCTTGAAAGAAGATCTGTAAGTTCTTTCACCACACTGCGGAcctatttttctaattttgtaacTTCAGAATGTGGATTTTATCACCTCAATAATTCAATGTTGTAGGTTATCTGGGTCAAGTGGCCCTTGTGAAACATTTGGCAACATGTGTTTAGCTCATGATGAAGAGTTTGAATTAAAGAATGTAGAGGTAATCACTTCTTTCCCCCTAACATGTATTTTCTAGTTTAAATATCTCGTTAAAGAttggaaaagaacaaaatggTTCATCTCTAGGAATCTATTATGAAGTACAATTCACTTGAGGTGTTGGTAAAAAATGTTTTATAGGCCTTTTCCCCATTAGTATTGTTGCGAACTTGTTAACCAAATGATGTATGAGTAGTGGCAGAATTATGCTTCTTTTGTATATTTCATCCGGCTGTACTGCATTTTTAACCTTACTAATGATCATTTCCTCCTCTCTGCAGCTGTGGGGTTTTACACACGCATCTCAGTACCTTAGCTGAACCAAAAGATGATATATTTCCTTGTGTTTTTACCTTGTTGAATTATTGAGGCAGGAATAGCACAACGATAGGGATACCTTCACAGGCAAGGCTTGTGCTCATCATATTCATCGTTGTAGGAGTTGGGTCTCTAGCTCATTCACTGAGAACTCTGAACTAAGCCCCCCTCGTTGGGCCAAAGCTAATGAGatccttctttcattttttttttcctattaatATGTAGAACTAGGGCAGCCTTTTTTCAGCATACGGGATTCTGTTTCATATAATTTCAGGTGGCGTGTATTACATCAGTGTGGTATTTATCTAAATTGCATCAAAATAAACCAACCTTTTACTTATctaattctatttaattttgtcccAAGGCTAAGGGGATTATTGGGGTGGCTGAGCTGAGGgcatatttgaatttttgcttGAAGCGAACTTGATCTTTGATGCAGAATTTAgtttgaagattttttttctttaacagaTCCCCATTTTTAATATCTGTATTATTCTAACAAATTCTATATATGGTTGACAATTTAatcaaagaaacaaacaagcaAGAATAGAATGAGGAAGCGGTTTAACTGAAAGAATACACCACATTATCGActattcaagaattaatttgctCAATGTAGGAGGATTGCCGGGCCTCAACAAAGTTCAATATGGTTGAAGGATCAGCTTGTAAAACAACCCTCCCATCTTCCATATAGACGGCACCATCTGCATATTCAAGCTCTTCCAAACGGTGGGTAACCCATAATGCTGTAGTTCCTTTGGAACTAGCCAAGCAGCNNNNNNNNNNNNNNNNNNNNNNNNNNNNNNNNNNNNNNNNNNNNNNNNNNNNNNNNNNNNNNNNNNNNNNNNNNNNNNNNNNNNNNNNNNNNNNNNNNNNNNNNNNNNNNNNNNNNNNNNNNNNNNNNNNNNNNNNNNNNATAACCCCAACCTAGCAAAACGTAAGCAACTAATCTTGTTCAGATGTCCATGATCCCATCTAAAATCAGAAACTTTTCAAtgattatagaaaaaatgagTTGCAAAGAAGCCAAACTGCATCTAAGGAACTTAAATTGAGAGGACTGGATTTGCTGCAATTACAATCTTGGTCACGAGTCTCGTGACAGTAGACAATTTAGTGGGATTAGGAATTGACTGGTTTCCAGCATTCACGCACAATCCTCCTTATCAGCAAggtaaaaatactaataatgtTTTACTTCAGATGGCAAGAGTTCGTAAGATATCCTTTCCAAGTTCCTCTCCTCTGTCATTCCAACGGCAAACAAAAGCAGGTGACAGTAAATTATGCATACCTGATCATTTTCATCCAAGAATGATGTGAGTTCATCTAGTAAAAATACTTCGCATGCTTCTGCCAGAGCACCAGCTATAGCAACCCTTTGTTTCTGACCACCACTAAGAGTTTGAACTGGTCTCTAGATGAGTGAAAAGGGTCGTtaagcataaaataaaatctcgTGACAATAGACCTTAAGCAGtttatagttttttcttttaacataCTTGCAAATATTCATACATGCCAACAGCATCCAAAGCTTTAGCCACTCTTGACGTAATTTCATCATTGGTTATATTGAACTTGCCAAGGCCAAATGCCACATCTGCCTCCACAGTGGGCATAACTACCTGCAAACAGAAAGGTCATGTCACCACATGGTTTATCCTAGAAGACAATTTTGTTTCACCAAATGAGATTCAGAATGTGATTCCACATAACTAAAGAAGTGAACGACTGATAATATACTGAAAGGAGGAAAGCCTACAAAAggatttttctaaaacaatgTAACTGAATTAGTACTCCCATCTTATTCCGCTAACTTTCAAAGCATATACTCTACCCAAAAGAATATGGTCGGTTCTATAAATATGCATCTCTCAAAAATAAACTCTTGTGCCAGCATGCTAAGCTCAAACTTATCTGATCCCAAAACCAACCCTCAACCAATCTGTCTATCATCTCTCCATTCTCAATGGCAATTGTAATATCTTTTGGTGCGGGAAGAACATCTTGCCTTAAGTCAATAAAAGCTCTTCActtagaatttttttcttgcaa encodes:
- the LOC105169617 gene encoding polyol transporter 5 — translated: MAEEKPENNAAFFDPAAPPKPTRNKFATACSFLASMTSVLLGYDVGVMSGAIIYIQRDLQITDVQKEVIMGIFGLYALIGSAIAGRISDRVGRRLTIVFAGAIFFFGALFMGLATNYAFLMVGRFVAGIGVGHALMIAPVYTAEVAPASCRGLLLSFPELFINIGILLGYVSNLAFSKLPTNLGWRFMLGIGMFPSVLVVLVILVMPESPRWLIMQGRLREAKLVLERTSDSSEEVKSRLADIKQAAGIPDHCNDDVVAVPKQHHGEGVWRELFLHPTPSVLHIMLCATGIHFFQIASGIETVVLYSPEIFEKAGITNDTHKLLATMAVGFVKLMFILVATFTLDKIGRRPLILTSIGGCCVCLLVLATGLTFIQNSDHRLVWAIALCLVAILCFVAIFGMGMGPITWVYSSEIFPLRLRAQGCALAIASNRVTSALLTMTFISLYKAITLAGAFFLYAGFAAVAWVFFYTLYPETKGKTLEEMGSLFGTFFKWRSTVRALEEKKGDYNGHVQTGNTTTDHN
- the LOC105169618 gene encoding TLD domain-containing protein 2: MHAVKNRVYDKITGFFSDSQSSDETLDQESEARSYAKDANSLTSVLSFILPSASFDWFSPNPNTNEVKSNEAQSFECSSESSSWKDNPLDRCTETTSKYELKENKQSDEDNGEHGLKMSLNHNQESFGGHLENVEPGSRTSSSGSSDVFEDTYTPRTFQKSMSCLGDESLFISPDLYEFFEACLPNIVKGCQWVLLYSTARHGISLQTLLRRSSGLTGPCLLITGDRQGAVFGGLLDCPLKPTAKRKYQGTYQSFVFTTIYGEPRLFRPTGANRYFYLCVNDLLALGGGANFALCLKEDLLSGSSGPCETFGNMCLAHDEEFELKNVELWGFTHASQYLS